One Spiroplasma kunkelii CR2-3x genomic region harbors:
- a CDS encoding ligand-binding sensor domain-containing protein, translated as MKKLLSILTITTLTTSIPAPLLAAVPLTNTLTSNSNNEYLSIKEMNGATGITISSQICFAIDNSNTIYFNTDNGIYKLTAGSTTATKINDINDYVRSIDIDSDNNIYFGTNNGAFVLKQGSTTSTKINGISGNVLSIAVDSKDNIYFGTNNGAFVLKQGETTPTKINDINYYVRSIDIDSDNNIYFGTNNGAFVLKQGETTPTKINDINDYVYSIAVDSKDNIYFRTNNGAFVLKQGSTTSTKINGISGNVVSIAVDSKDNIYFGTNNGAFVLKQGSTTSTKINGINDYVLSIAVDSKDNIYFGTDDGIYVLQTALSWLKTQSQFNLVDSTKTQTWTRSDLLSVDGELNIDIVNPNIDKVVFDNVQQGQTSKQWKINVKPETTPRDHNLQVFFTLEGKQYKSEIIVSMQAKINPPTTSKQENLSNVIKFGDDNNLGNIIDNNDNTIEAKIQQLNSRIVDFSQIEITNKDNNKATLTAKPDSKSYIGSVDITYNVVPTTIVDLKIDVIPTSSQATVVKDYLGQIDTSKMTNPVNTFYYTSSESTIKLLKPTSSSVITGIVYGCDEHWNKTSQSNTIDPINGNKTWWVAVSNKGRQIYSWIVW; from the coding sequence TAATACTTTGACATCTAACTCAAACAACGAATATCTATCAATAAAAGAAATGAACGGGGCAACTGGTATCACTATATCGTCCCAAATTTGCTTTGCTATTGATAATTCAAATACCATTTATTTTAATACTGACAATGGTATTTATAAGTTGACTGCGGGTTCAACAACGGCAACTAAAATAAATGATATCAATGATTATGTTAGGTCGATTGATATTGATAGCGACAACAACATTTATTTTGGAACAAACAATGGTGCTTTTGTGTTGAAACAAGGTTCAACAACCTCAACCAAAATAAATGGCATTAGTGGTAATGTTCTTTCGATTGCTGTTGATAGTAAAGACAATATTTATTTTGGAACAAACAATGGTGCGTTTGTTTTAAAACAAGGTGAAACAACACCAACCAAAATAAATGATATCAATTATTATGTTAGGTCGATTGATATTGATAGCGACAACAACATTTATTTTGGAACAAACAATGGTGCGTTTGTTTTAAAACAAGGTGAAACAACACCAACCAAAATAAATGATATCAATGATTATGTTTATTCGATTGCTGTTGATAGTAAAGACAATATTTATTTTAGAACAAACAATGGTGCTTTTGTGTTGAAACAAGGTTCAACAACCTCAACCAAAATAAATGGTATTAGTGGTAATGTTGTTTCGATTGCTGTTGATAGTAAAGACAATATTTATTTTGGAACAAACAACGGTGCTTTTGTGTTGAAACAAGGTTCAACAACCTCAACCAAAATAAATGGTATTAATGATTATGTTCTTTCGATTGCTGTTGATAGTAAAGACAATATTTATTTTGGTACTGATGATGGCATTTATGTTTTGCAAACTGCTTTGTCGTGGTTAAAAACACAAAGTCAGTTTAATCTAGTTGATAGTACAAAAACGCAAACTTGAACACGAAGCGACTTGCTTAGTGTTGATGGGGAGTTAAATATTGATATTGTGAATCCAAACATTGATAAAGTTGTGTTTGATAATGTCCAACAAGGACAAACAAGTAAACAATGGAAAATCAATGTTAAACCCGAAACCACACCACGAGACCATAATTTACAAGTATTTTTTACTTTGGAAGGTAAACAATACAAGAGTGAAATTATTGTCTCAATGCAAGCAAAAATTAACCCACCAACAACAAGTAAACAAGAAAATTTAAGCAATGTGATTAAATTTGGTGATGATAATAATTTAGGTAATATTATTGATAATAACGACAATACTATTGAAGCAAAAATTCAACAACTTAATTCTCGTATTGTTGATTTTTCACAAATTGAAATAACAAACAAAGACAATAATAAAGCAACTTTAACTGCAAAACCTGACAGCAAAAGTTATATTGGTTCGGTTGATATAACTTATAATGTTGTTCCGACAACAATAGTGGATTTAAAAATTGATGTAATACCAACATCATCACAAGCAACGGTGGTCAAAGATTATCTTGGTCAAATTGATACAAGTAAAATGACAAACCCCGTTAACACATTCTATTATACAAGTAGTGAAAGCACTATCAAACTGCTAAAACCAACATCAAGCAGTGTCATAACTGGGATTGTGTATGGTTGTGATGAGCATTGAAATAAAACATCACAATCAAACACGATTGACCCGATAAATGGGAATAAAACTTGATGGGTCGCAGTTAGCAACAAAGGACGGCAAATATATAGTTGAATTGTCTGATAA